A region from the candidate division WOR-3 bacterium genome encodes:
- the galE gene encoding UDP-glucose 4-epimerase GalE, with protein sequence MKVLVTGGAGYIGSVMTKLLLEAGHEVTVLDNLSYGHRAAVSQGAHLVVGDVGDRALLDRLLAPHSRTPAFDCILHFAGFIRVPESVEKPDLYFENNVTKAGVLLDAVCWAGIRCFVFSSTAAVYGEPERVPIPEDAPVRPTNPYGETKLRFEELLAARSREFNLRCVFLRYFNVCGAYAGLGEDHRPETHLIPLLLRSALDPGYEFTIFGNDYNTRDGTCIRDYIHVYDLCRAHLLALSAIASPKPGVQGRPLIYNLGSGQGFTVKEVLAAAEKVLGRKLKYRIAGRRPGDSPALIASSKRIEQELGWQREKPDLETMIADAWDFHRRNPSGYPD encoded by the coding sequence ATGAAGGTGCTTGTAACCGGCGGTGCCGGCTATATCGGTTCGGTAATGACGAAACTACTTCTTGAGGCCGGGCACGAAGTCACCGTGCTCGACAATTTGTCATACGGTCACCGAGCTGCAGTATCTCAAGGAGCACATCTGGTCGTCGGCGACGTGGGCGATCGCGCACTTCTTGACCGTTTGCTTGCACCGCACTCCCGCACGCCTGCTTTCGACTGCATTCTTCACTTTGCCGGGTTCATCCGGGTACCAGAATCGGTTGAGAAGCCGGACCTCTACTTCGAGAACAACGTAACTAAGGCCGGCGTGCTGCTCGATGCAGTCTGCTGGGCCGGCATCCGTTGTTTTGTCTTCTCCTCTACCGCTGCGGTGTATGGCGAGCCCGAGCGCGTGCCGATACCAGAGGACGCGCCAGTCCGGCCCACCAATCCCTATGGCGAGACCAAACTCCGATTCGAGGAACTCCTTGCTGCGCGCTCCCGTGAATTCAACCTGCGTTGCGTCTTCCTGCGTTACTTCAACGTCTGCGGAGCTTACGCGGGTCTGGGCGAGGACCACCGGCCTGAGACTCATCTGATTCCACTCCTGCTGCGTTCCGCGCTCGACCCCGGGTACGAATTCACCATCTTCGGCAACGACTACAACACCCGGGATGGTACCTGCATCCGCGATTACATCCACGTCTATGACCTCTGCCGCGCACATCTCCTTGCTCTGTCTGCCATTGCTTCTCCAAAGCCCGGGGTCCAGGGTCGTCCATTGATTTACAACCTCGGCTCTGGCCAGGGCTTCACGGTCAAGGAAGTTCTTGCCGCAGCTGAGAAGGTCCTCGGCCGCAAACTAAAGTATCGCATAGCCGGCCGCCGGCCAGGCGACTCGCCGGCGCTTATTGCATCGTCCAAGAGGATTGAGCAAGAACTTGGCTGGCAGCGCGAAAAGCCCGACCTCGAAACAATGATTGCAGATGCCTGGGACTTTCATCGCAGAAACCCTTCTGGTTACCCTGACTGA
- a CDS encoding serpin family protein produces MKNRLLTCTICIGLLIACARKSVSAAPTSGSAPDPAAATKLVAANNEFGLNLFRELFAAKPQDNIFISPTSIALALGMTWNGALGQTRQAMADVMRISGLTVDDLSTAGAALLSALQSADPKVKLEVANSLWVRLGFKLAKSFVDRNRQFFSADVTSLDFADPKSVSRINGWVAQKTHDKIKSIITELSPEEVLLLVNAVYFKGTWTREFDKKLTREREFYLTNDVQKRHPMMSQEDDFRYYEGEGMQMVRLPYGNGRLGMLVFLPEQDRGFQDFVAGFSAANVSRWLDSLRYEEGEVVLPKFKLEYDKSLSSTLKAMGMAVAFGPEADFNGMLDKRSLVPFYISDVLHKTFVEVNEEGTEAAAVTAVKMVATAMPGEVRRFSMVCNRPFVYAIHDEKTGSILFIGALLEPKL; encoded by the coding sequence ATGAAAAATCGCCTGCTTACATGCACCATCTGCATCGGACTCTTGATTGCCTGCGCCAGAAAAAGCGTTTCTGCGGCACCGACCAGCGGCTCTGCACCGGACCCGGCCGCAGCCACGAAGCTCGTTGCCGCAAATAACGAGTTCGGACTCAACCTGTTCCGCGAACTGTTCGCGGCCAAACCCCAGGACAACATCTTCATCTCACCGACAAGCATCGCCCTGGCCTTGGGCATGACCTGGAATGGCGCTCTGGGCCAGACCCGGCAGGCAATGGCTGACGTAATGCGCATTTCCGGCCTGACAGTTGACGACCTGAGCACGGCTGGAGCAGCGCTGCTTTCCGCGCTTCAGTCCGCCGACCCCAAGGTCAAGCTCGAAGTCGCCAATTCTCTATGGGTAAGGCTTGGATTCAAGCTTGCCAAATCGTTTGTTGACCGGAATCGGCAGTTTTTTTCAGCCGATGTCACAAGCCTTGACTTCGCTGACCCGAAGTCGGTTAGTCGCATCAACGGCTGGGTCGCGCAAAAGACTCATGACAAGATAAAGTCCATTATCACCGAACTTTCGCCCGAAGAGGTGCTACTGCTCGTCAATGCGGTGTACTTCAAGGGAACCTGGACAAGAGAGTTCGACAAGAAGCTGACCCGGGAACGCGAGTTTTACCTTACCAACGACGTGCAGAAGCGGCATCCGATGATGTCGCAGGAGGACGATTTCCGGTATTACGAGGGCGAGGGCATGCAGATGGTGCGGCTGCCTTACGGCAACGGCCGGCTCGGCATGCTCGTGTTCCTGCCTGAGCAGGACCGGGGATTCCAGGATTTTGTCGCCGGTTTCAGCGCCGCGAATGTCAGTCGTTGGCTGGACAGCCTGCGTTACGAAGAGGGCGAAGTCGTCCTGCCGAAATTCAAGCTCGAGTACGACAAGAGCCTATCGAGCACGCTCAAGGCGATGGGCATGGCGGTGGCGTTCGGGCCAGAAGCAGACTTCAACGGCATGCTCGACAAACGGAGCCTCGTACCTTTCTACATCAGCGACGTATTGCACAAGACGTTTGTCGAGGTGAACGAGGAAGGCACTGAGGCGGCAGCGGTAACCGCGGTCAAGATGGTGGCGACCGCGATGCCAGGCGAAGTCAGGAGGTTCTCGATGGTGTGCAACCGTCCGTTCGTGTACGCCATCCACGACGAAAAGACCGGCTCGATCCTATTCATCGGCGCCTTGCTCGAACCGAAACTGTAG
- a CDS encoding SagB/ThcOx family dehydrogenase: MMKPAFLVFTAGLLASGCGQTHLAGPESSTGQSGIVRLPEPVRKGTMSVEQALAERRSIREYGDAELTLAQVGQLLWAAYGITQPIEKPGWLRGGLKTAPSAGALYPLELYIVAGKVTGLAAGVYRYRPESHDLVLVKSGNRRAELCAAAYGQASVRNAPVSIVYSAVFERTTAKYGNRGRERYVCMDLGHSAENVYLQCVSLGLGTVAIGAFQDADVKTAVGMPKEEEPLYIMPVGRTRGAE, encoded by the coding sequence ATGATGAAACCCGCGTTTCTTGTATTTACTGCAGGCCTGCTTGCGTCCGGGTGCGGTCAGACCCACCTGGCTGGACCAGAGTCCTCGACCGGCCAGTCCGGCATCGTAAGGCTACCCGAGCCCGTCCGAAAGGGCACGATGAGCGTCGAGCAAGCTCTGGCTGAGCGGCGGTCAATCCGCGAGTACGGTGACGCGGAACTGACATTGGCTCAGGTAGGACAGTTGCTCTGGGCAGCTTACGGGATAACCCAACCAATTGAGAAGCCCGGCTGGCTGCGCGGCGGGTTGAAAACCGCACCATCTGCCGGTGCGCTCTACCCTTTGGAATTGTACATTGTGGCCGGCAAAGTTACCGGGCTTGCTGCCGGCGTGTACCGGTACCGGCCGGAATCACACGATCTTGTCCTGGTGAAGTCGGGCAACCGCCGGGCCGAGCTGTGCGCGGCGGCCTATGGCCAGGCTTCAGTCCGGAATGCACCGGTTTCAATCGTGTACTCGGCCGTATTTGAGCGCACAACCGCCAAGTACGGAAACCGGGGTCGGGAGCGGTACGTATGCATGGATTTGGGCCATTCGGCTGAGAACGTTTATCTCCAGTGCGTATCACTGGGTTTGGGTACAGTGGCAATCGGTGCGTTTCAGGACGCGGACGTAAAGACAGCAGTTGGAATGCCAAAGGAAGAAGAGCCGCTGTATATCATGCCGGTTGGCCGAACCCGGGGTGCGGAATAG
- a CDS encoding carboxypeptidase regulatory-like domain-containing protein yields the protein MKRLFVLLPLLVLAVAVSAQTTGISGTVTDAETGLPIVHAKVHTMCGMTYTDSAGHYLLNLRPGAYVVTASAMNYEPAVYPETVVVVHGQVTEHIDFALKPQVGGELGAIAGTVTDMETGKPIPHAKVSTRCACALTDSTGRYTLRGLRPGKYVVVACAQGYEMAVYPDTVVVEPGQTVEGIDFALKPMGGGQCGAIAGKVTDEKTGEIIRGAIVVAKGNGIVRQVTQCCSDYKIGNLPAGRYFVGASAPGYEPGSYPDSVEVVVGQVTEHIDFALVPQGGGQTGGITGTVTDEETGKPLFGACVVAVGQITARANTSLEGVYAIRNLPAGTYSVTAKARGYEPSVPRDVEVVAGQMTEDVDFALKPCTRQKPGAISGVVTDSATGKPIFAACVFAWGPSGQGCARTDSFGGYVLRLKPGPYLVRCHARGHYPAVYPDTVTVVENETVPGINFVLSPGRPQFGGIAGFVYNGYEWGEIYGAKVMAIGPNGSFETFTNEHGEYLFDGLEPGDYRLEVTAQGYAQELYPDLLSVEPDDIASFASPAVYPLTGIEDAAGFNPVTTRRISASPNPVRNTATVRWEVPLAGHVRLSVLDNTGRVVRAIQNGFQSSGQYSATWNGTNDRGEQLPAGVYFYRLETPMCQELEKVVLAR from the coding sequence ATGAAGAGACTGTTCGTACTGCTACCTCTACTGGTTCTGGCTGTTGCGGTGTCAGCCCAAACCACCGGTATCTCCGGCACCGTGACCGATGCCGAGACCGGGCTCCCGATTGTTCATGCCAAAGTCCACACGATGTGCGGCATGACCTACACCGACAGTGCTGGTCACTACCTACTGAACCTCAGACCGGGTGCGTACGTGGTGACCGCGTCGGCGATGAACTACGAACCCGCGGTGTACCCGGAGACCGTAGTCGTTGTCCATGGCCAAGTCACCGAGCACATTGACTTCGCCCTGAAACCTCAGGTTGGCGGAGAGCTCGGCGCAATTGCCGGCACTGTGACCGACATGGAAACCGGCAAACCCATTCCGCACGCCAAGGTCAGCACCCGCTGTGCGTGCGCTCTCACTGACAGCACCGGCCGCTACACTCTCCGTGGTCTCAGACCCGGAAAGTACGTTGTCGTTGCCTGCGCTCAGGGCTATGAGATGGCGGTCTATCCGGATACGGTTGTGGTCGAACCGGGTCAGACTGTTGAGGGCATTGACTTTGCACTCAAACCAATGGGCGGCGGTCAGTGCGGTGCAATCGCTGGTAAGGTTACGGACGAAAAGACTGGTGAAATCATCCGGGGTGCTATCGTTGTCGCCAAAGGCAACGGCATTGTCCGTCAGGTCACACAGTGCTGCAGTGACTACAAGATTGGAAATCTGCCAGCTGGCAGATATTTCGTTGGCGCGAGCGCCCCTGGTTATGAACCTGGCTCCTATCCTGACTCGGTCGAAGTTGTTGTCGGCCAGGTTACCGAGCACATTGACTTTGCGCTTGTGCCTCAGGGCGGTGGTCAGACCGGCGGTATCACCGGCACCGTGACTGACGAGGAGACCGGCAAGCCTCTGTTCGGCGCGTGTGTGGTCGCCGTTGGCCAAATCACCGCCCGGGCAAACACAAGTCTGGAAGGTGTCTATGCCATCCGTAACCTTCCGGCCGGCACCTACTCAGTGACGGCCAAGGCCCGCGGGTATGAACCGTCTGTGCCCCGGGATGTCGAAGTTGTCGCCGGCCAGATGACCGAAGACGTTGACTTCGCCCTCAAACCGTGCACCCGACAGAAACCCGGTGCAATCTCCGGGGTTGTCACTGACTCGGCCACCGGCAAGCCAATCTTCGCAGCCTGCGTATTCGCCTGGGGTCCGTCTGGCCAGGGTTGTGCCCGCACTGACTCCTTCGGCGGGTACGTGCTGCGTCTCAAGCCCGGACCGTATCTTGTGCGCTGCCATGCCCGTGGTCACTATCCGGCAGTCTATCCTGATACGGTAACGGTCGTCGAGAACGAGACTGTGCCGGGCATCAACTTCGTGCTGAGCCCGGGCCGGCCCCAGTTCGGCGGCATTGCCGGCTTTGTGTACAACGGCTACGAGTGGGGCGAAATCTACGGTGCCAAAGTCATGGCCATCGGCCCGAATGGCAGCTTCGAGACATTCACCAACGAACACGGCGAATACTTGTTCGACGGACTTGAGCCTGGCGACTACCGGCTCGAGGTCACTGCTCAAGGTTACGCTCAGGAACTCTATCCTGACCTACTCTCAGTTGAACCAGATGATATCGCCTCCTTCGCGAGTCCGGCGGTCTATCCGTTGACCGGTATTGAGGATGCTGCGGGTTTCAACCCCGTAACCACCCGCCGCATCTCTGCCTCCCCCAATCCGGTCCGGAATACAGCCACGGTCCGCTGGGAAGTGCCACTTGCCGGTCATGTACGACTTAGCGTACTGGACAACACCGGCCGCGTCGTGCGTGCCATCCAGAACGGATTTCAAAGCTCTGGGCAGTACAGCGCGACTTGGAACGGCACCAACGACCGCGGTGAGCAGCTTCCCGCCGGCGTGTACTTCTACCGACTCGAGACTCCCATGTGCCAGGAACTCGAGAAAGTAGTGCTCGCACGCTAG
- a CDS encoding serine/threonine-protein kinase — MSTRAERYEVIATIQDGQFATSYKARDRVLDRLVLLKVLHPEQAIDVDLVQRFRREALLQARLKHPNIVTVYDFGSADDFYIASEYVEGVALDRLLSEKRRLTLKELAPIVRDVCRALDYAHKQGVVHRDLKPANIIITPDGHAKLTDFGLAFCRDLGPITQEGCIVGTPAYMSPEQTRGQRTDYRTDIFSLGVVIYEALTGTNPFAAPSFADSMSLVLGFKPKPLAEVVPGLPVGLSDTVELMLAKNPADRPQDLTGLCSALDLTTSSSSLRPLLSSVLVPALILLALAATEVALLPLKPRGSPRSVTPLPSQNAAWSQVAVSVEDVPATDSSVFPIENQGPRIQNNVPDAAPRFCWVRINVSPWADVSIDELPVGTTPIPRPFKLTHGRHTIQLTNPYYPPLTKVIQLTDSACTLIFDLKKEFAFLDVRVLPWAVLAIDGQFVDTTPLGRPVPVDLGTHTLTLAHPELGSVTKTVITDTAGLYRLIFDLTQTK; from the coding sequence ATGAGCACCCGGGCCGAACGCTACGAAGTCATCGCTACAATCCAGGACGGTCAGTTTGCAACTAGTTACAAGGCCCGTGACCGCGTACTAGACCGACTCGTGCTTCTGAAAGTACTGCATCCTGAGCAGGCCATAGATGTTGACCTGGTTCAGCGGTTCCGACGTGAGGCCCTGCTCCAGGCCCGGCTCAAACACCCAAATATCGTCACGGTCTATGATTTTGGTTCAGCAGACGACTTCTACATCGCATCTGAATACGTCGAGGGTGTTGCGCTTGACCGGCTTCTGTCTGAAAAGCGTCGTCTGACACTCAAAGAGCTTGCACCGATTGTCCGAGACGTATGCCGGGCACTTGACTACGCCCACAAACAGGGAGTAGTGCACCGCGACCTCAAACCAGCAAATATCATCATCACCCCTGACGGTCATGCCAAACTCACCGATTTTGGGCTCGCCTTTTGCCGGGATCTGGGCCCGATCACCCAGGAAGGCTGTATCGTCGGAACACCGGCATACATGTCCCCAGAACAGACACGCGGCCAGCGCACTGACTACCGCACCGACATATTCTCTCTCGGCGTAGTCATCTACGAAGCACTCACTGGCACAAATCCATTCGCGGCCCCAAGCTTCGCGGACTCGATGAGTCTAGTCCTCGGGTTCAAGCCAAAGCCGCTGGCCGAAGTCGTTCCCGGACTCCCGGTCGGGTTGTCCGATACGGTCGAGCTGATGCTGGCCAAGAACCCGGCTGACCGACCGCAGGACCTGACCGGGTTGTGTTCGGCTCTCGACTTGACTACATCTAGTTCATCCCTGCGTCCGCTGCTATCGTCCGTCCTCGTGCCTGCCCTGATACTACTCGCGCTCGCCGCGACTGAAGTTGCGCTTCTTCCTCTGAAACCCCGCGGCAGTCCCCGGTCGGTAACACCGCTACCGTCACAGAATGCGGCCTGGTCTCAAGTAGCTGTTTCAGTGGAGGACGTGCCTGCTACTGATTCTTCCGTCTTCCCTATTGAGAATCAAGGACCCAGAATCCAGAACAATGTGCCTGACGCGGCACCCAGGTTCTGCTGGGTACGTATCAACGTCTCACCATGGGCTGACGTAAGCATTGACGAACTACCGGTCGGCACCACACCGATTCCCAGACCATTCAAATTGACTCACGGCCGTCACACTATCCAACTGACCAACCCCTACTACCCACCCCTCACGAAGGTCATCCAGCTTACCGACTCAGCCTGCACCCTGATATTCGACCTGAAGAAAGAGTTTGCCTTCCTGGACGTCAGAGTACTGCCATGGGCAGTGCTCGCAATTGACGGCCAGTTTGTGGACACCACACCGCTCGGCCGACCAGTACCGGTTGACCTCGGCACACACACGCTTACCCTTGCTCACCCTGAGCTCGGCTCTGTAACCAAGACTGTCATCACCGACACCGCAGGCCTCTACCGTCTGATATTCGACCTGACGCAAACAAAATGA
- a CDS encoding serpin family protein: protein MKQPAPGEAPGTTLINAPKRLTVVLMAVLAAAAYAGPPPGAQIVRAGNSFGFRLLSSVLARQPWRNTVISPTSVTLALAMAWNGAKGETQDSMARALGYPDIEPDVINIANSALLALLQSHGPQEQLEIANSLWVRNGVPLAQDYIQTCEDFYDAKLAALDFGDPKSVDLINNWVRQKTHDRIQGIVPQLDVRDVLILVNAVYFKAQWSRQFDPNLTREQDFYLPSGGVRPTKMMRTRGEYQYYASSRFQLVRLPYGDGRFSMLVFLPVRLEPEEPTKDDQGNVTNAHLAKAVWDLVERMNLETWQRWQDSMTTVEAEIVLPRLKLEYEEALGPALSELGMSIAFDPTRADFSGMLPAPIDMPFYLNEVLHKTFIEVNEEGTEAAAVTSIKKEAGAASGRQPFLVVVNRPFLFAIVDNKSAAVLLLATVFDPGA from the coding sequence GTGAAACAACCGGCTCCTGGTGAAGCACCAGGCACAACTCTCATAAACGCGCCGAAGCGCCTCACTGTCGTCCTCATGGCGGTACTCGCCGCAGCGGCCTACGCCGGCCCGCCGCCGGGCGCACAGATAGTTCGGGCCGGCAATTCTTTCGGCTTCCGACTCCTTTCCAGCGTGCTTGCCCGCCAGCCCTGGCGCAACACCGTCATTTCGCCAACGAGCGTGACACTGGCGTTGGCAATGGCTTGGAACGGAGCCAAGGGCGAAACTCAAGATTCGATGGCCAGAGCACTTGGGTATCCGGACATTGAACCTGATGTCATCAACATCGCCAACTCGGCCCTGCTTGCCCTGCTCCAGTCCCACGGCCCGCAAGAACAACTCGAAATCGCCAACTCGCTCTGGGTCCGCAACGGCGTTCCGCTTGCCCAGGATTACATCCAGACCTGTGAGGACTTCTACGATGCCAAACTTGCCGCGCTCGATTTTGGCGACCCGAAGTCAGTCGACCTCATCAACAACTGGGTGAGACAGAAAACCCATGACCGAATCCAAGGGATTGTGCCCCAACTCGATGTCCGGGATGTGCTCATACTCGTGAATGCGGTGTACTTCAAAGCTCAGTGGAGCAGACAGTTCGACCCGAACCTCACCCGGGAACAGGACTTCTACCTTCCAAGCGGCGGCGTAAGGCCGACAAAGATGATGCGGACCCGGGGCGAATACCAGTATTACGCCAGTAGCAGATTCCAGCTTGTCCGCCTGCCGTACGGCGACGGCCGTTTCTCGATGCTTGTCTTCCTTCCGGTTCGACTCGAGCCCGAAGAACCAACCAAGGACGACCAAGGCAATGTCACAAACGCCCATCTGGCCAAGGCAGTCTGGGACCTCGTAGAAAGGATGAACCTAGAAACATGGCAGCGCTGGCAGGACAGTATGACAACAGTCGAGGCCGAAATTGTCCTGCCGAGACTCAAGCTCGAATATGAAGAGGCCTTAGGTCCAGCGTTATCCGAACTCGGCATGTCAATCGCCTTCGACCCGACCCGGGCCGATTTTTCAGGAATGCTGCCCGCTCCCATTGACATGCCCTTCTACCTGAACGAAGTCCTGCACAAGACTTTCATCGAGGTAAACGAAGAAGGCACCGAGGCCGCAGCAGTCACTTCCATCAAGAAAGAAGCTGGGGCCGCATCAGGGCGACAACCATTCCTTGTGGTCGTAAACCGGCCTTTTCTCTTTGCCATCGTTGACAACAAATCCGCTGCCGTGCTGCTCCTCGCCACGGTCTTCGACCCGGGGGCGTAG
- a CDS encoding kelch repeat-containing protein produces MMSWLVLLTLLGGWRPGAPMPTPGYGFACAEVAGKVYCIGGVKESMDSLIPRLTNEAYDVVRDSWITGLAPLPGPRWFAGCAALNGKVYVIGGTDGRRDIARVDRYDPNTNTWDTVASLPVPAQALAAAVFDNELYAVGGYCASSDGRYLRSSFRFVPEPGPGHWVRTDSLGLPRASLGLAAAAGRLYAVGGRFFNSTPSIEYYVPDRWRTGTEMRTPRSGHGVVGAGGYVAAIGGAGCQGPRASVELLNCLTGEWLPADSLPAARTFLGAALSGTKVIAIGGQCAQRTLNSVEIADSLLIPSAVAEPQDRPLTPMPRLTPTIRAGTTLRLPWSATVLDAAGRVLWVSGKDMTIDVGPGVYFIRAHGQPETCRLTVVK; encoded by the coding sequence ATGATGTCTTGGCTGGTTCTGCTTACTCTCCTTGGTGGCTGGCGTCCTGGTGCACCGATGCCGACCCCGGGTTACGGATTCGCCTGTGCCGAAGTTGCCGGTAAGGTGTACTGCATCGGCGGAGTCAAAGAAAGCATGGACTCACTCATCCCTAGGCTGACAAATGAAGCCTACGACGTCGTGCGTGACTCCTGGATTACCGGTCTTGCACCGCTCCCCGGACCAAGATGGTTTGCTGGTTGCGCCGCGCTTAACGGCAAGGTCTATGTCATCGGCGGCACTGACGGCCGTCGTGACATCGCTCGCGTGGATCGCTATGACCCCAATACCAACACCTGGGATACAGTGGCATCGCTACCAGTACCGGCCCAGGCGCTTGCCGCGGCGGTATTCGACAACGAGCTCTACGCGGTCGGCGGATATTGTGCGAGCAGCGACGGCAGGTACCTGCGCTCCTCGTTCCGATTCGTGCCTGAGCCGGGCCCAGGCCACTGGGTTAGGACCGACTCGCTCGGGTTACCCCGCGCAAGTCTTGGCCTCGCAGCAGCAGCCGGTCGGCTGTACGCGGTGGGAGGCCGGTTCTTCAACAGCACACCCTCCATCGAGTACTACGTGCCCGACCGGTGGCGGACAGGAACAGAGATGCGCACTCCGCGAAGCGGACACGGCGTGGTCGGCGCTGGCGGGTATGTAGCAGCAATTGGTGGAGCTGGCTGCCAGGGGCCCAGAGCATCGGTCGAACTTCTCAACTGCCTTACTGGTGAGTGGCTGCCTGCCGATTCGCTGCCAGCGGCACGAACTTTCTTGGGCGCGGCGTTGTCCGGTACGAAGGTGATCGCTATCGGTGGACAGTGCGCGCAGCGTACGCTCAACTCAGTAGAAATCGCCGACTCACTGCTCATACCATCTGCTGTCGCCGAACCGCAAGACCGGCCCCTGACTCCGATGCCGCGGCTAACTCCAACAATCCGAGCCGGAACAACTCTCAGGCTCCCCTGGTCTGCAACAGTTCTGGATGCCGCTGGCCGGGTACTTTGGGTCTCCGGCAAAGATATGACAATTGACGTCGGACCAGGGGTTTACTTCATCCGGGCACACGGCCAGCCTGAAACCTGTCGGCTTACCGTTGTGAAGTAA
- a CDS encoding sigma-54-dependent Fis family transcriptional regulator, with amino-acid sequence MRPSRNVDKQPLSDGARGQRPANSEPALYRISQLFNSILDPDLLLERVMDEALSTMNAERGFIVLCDEKAEQLSVRVARRFEQSLEQGLSDISQTALRQVLAERTARVWLDAPKELPASRSVIVGQVRSIACAPLVCRSRLLGAIYVDSRTDRNVFHEDVRDFLQAFASIAALAIENARLVQQLSFEKQDLVRRLGREQFPEIIGRSPRMQEVFELMNRVVPTDSPVLIWGETGTGKELVARAIHYSGPRRSGPFVPVNCSAIPENLLESELFGHRKGAFTGAVADRKGVFEAASGGTIFLDEVGDLPKSLQPKLLRVLQDGEIRRVGETQPLHVDVRVISATNRDLSRLVAEGNFREDLYYRLNVIPIHLPPLRERPEDVPLLANHFLATGASRLGKQVKGIAPEALEKLVAYSWPGNIRQLENVLERALVLCGERVEPGDLMLPEPSPTGPPTASSSMAEIEKQVVLERLKRFGGNRTKTAASLGISRRTLLNKLAEWKQEQEK; translated from the coding sequence ATGAGACCGTCCCGCAACGTTGACAAGCAGCCCCTGAGCGATGGAGCTCGTGGCCAGCGCCCGGCGAATAGTGAACCGGCACTGTACCGGATAAGTCAGCTCTTCAATTCAATTCTCGACCCTGACCTGCTCTTGGAACGGGTGATGGACGAAGCCCTGAGCACAATGAACGCCGAGCGCGGGTTCATTGTGCTGTGCGACGAGAAGGCCGAGCAGCTCAGCGTGCGGGTTGCGCGGCGGTTCGAGCAGTCACTTGAACAGGGACTGTCCGACATATCACAGACTGCGCTCCGACAGGTTCTTGCTGAAAGGACCGCCCGGGTCTGGCTTGACGCGCCAAAGGAGCTGCCTGCGTCCCGGTCGGTCATCGTCGGACAGGTGCGTTCGATTGCCTGCGCACCGCTTGTCTGCCGGAGCCGGCTGCTGGGCGCAATCTACGTTGATTCACGTACCGACCGCAACGTTTTTCACGAGGACGTTCGCGATTTCCTGCAGGCCTTTGCCAGTATTGCCGCCCTGGCAATTGAAAACGCCCGGCTCGTTCAACAGCTCTCGTTTGAGAAGCAGGACCTTGTCCGCCGCCTGGGTCGCGAACAATTCCCGGAAATCATCGGCCGCAGCCCTCGCATGCAGGAGGTATTCGAGCTGATGAACCGGGTCGTGCCGACTGATTCGCCAGTTCTGATTTGGGGCGAAACCGGCACCGGCAAAGAACTTGTCGCCCGTGCCATCCACTATTCCGGCCCACGGCGCAGTGGCCCGTTTGTGCCAGTGAACTGCAGTGCGATTCCTGAGAACCTTCTGGAGTCCGAACTTTTCGGCCACAGAAAAGGCGCGTTTACCGGCGCCGTCGCTGACCGCAAGGGCGTGTTCGAAGCGGCATCGGGTGGAACCATTTTCCTTGACGAGGTTGGCGATCTGCCGAAAAGCCTTCAACCCAAGTTGCTGCGCGTACTCCAAGATGGTGAAATTAGGCGAGTGGGTGAAACCCAGCCCCTGCACGTGGACGTAAGAGTCATCAGCGCCACTAACCGCGACCTCAGCCGGCTCGTCGCCGAAGGCAATTTCCGCGAAGACCTGTACTACCGTTTGAACGTAATTCCAATTCATCTACCGCCGCTGCGCGAACGGCCGGAAGACGTCCCGCTACTTGCCAACCACTTCCTTGCCACGGGTGCGTCCCGCCTTGGCAAGCAGGTCAAAGGCATCGCACCCGAGGCGCTGGAAAAACTGGTCGCATACTCCTGGCCCGGCAACATCCGGCAGTTGGAGAACGTGCTCGAACGTGCGCTGGTACTGTGCGGTGAACGGGTCGAACCAGGCGACCTGATGCTGCCCGAGCCCAGCCCGACCGGACCGCCGACCGCATCCAGCTCGATGGCCGAAATCGAAAAACAGGTGGTACTCGAGCGGTTGAAGCGGTTCGGCGGCAATCGGACCAAGACTGCTGCCAGTTTGGGCATTTCCCGTCGCACGCTCCTGAACAAACTGGCTGAGTGGAAACAGGAACAAGAGAAATGA